The genomic interval CGTCCTCTGCCGAACGTTTTTGCACTGCCATTTGGTTTGTAGttctattatttattgttaaatacatatttattatttaaatttcgttTGATTTTAGTGCTCTATGCAATTGCTTATTGGATGCGTGGCCAAACGAAGCCCTTTATCATCTGTTCAGGCATTTCTATAATTGTATTCCGCTCCGAGTTGGCAATTTTTTTGGGCTTGCTGCTTGCTTTGGACTTATTACAGCAAAAGCTGTCCATTGATGGGTATggctaatatatataaattgccTGTTGTCGCTGTTTAATAATTGACCTTTCCCCACAGTTTGCTGAAGATCGCTTTGCCAGCTGGTCTGTGTATTTTGGCAAGCACAGTGTTGGTGGATTCGTTCTTTTGGCGTCGCCTGCTGTGGCCCGAGGGTGAAGTGCTATGGTACAATACGATACTTAACAAGAGCTCCAACTGGGGCACATCACCATTTTTGTGGTACTTTTACTCTGCTCTACCTCGTGCTATGGGCGCTTCGTTGGCCTTTGTGCCCATTGGCATTTACTTTGAGAGGCGGCTAAGGCCCTTGGCTCTATGTGCAGTGGcgtttgtgttgttgtattCAATACTGCCACACAAGGAGCTTCGCttcataatatatgtatttcccGTTTTAAATATTGCAGCAGCGTGCGGTTGCGAACGCTTGTAAGttgacatattttatttttattttgcctatattGAAATGTCTCTTTCATTTGAAAGGTGGATGAACAGGGCCAAATCGGCTTGGCACAGCTTCCTGGCGATCCTTGCTGTCGCACATTTGCTATTCAACATGGTTATGACCATATTCCTGCTAGTTGTTTCGGGCACTAACTATCCAGGTGGAGCAGCGCTTTCTCGATTACATCGTCTGGAGGTGGCCAATCCAAATGTTTCGGTGCACATTGCAAACTTAGCTGCGCAGAGCGGCGTATCGCGCTTTATGGAAATAAAAAGTGATTGGATCTACAGTAAGGATGAAACGATGAACTATACTCAAGCCGAAATTGCGAACTACAGTCACTTGTTGGTGGAAGCGAAAAATAAGAACAACGCGGAGCTGTGGGCAACGCTGCAGGAGGATTTCGAAATATTGGAGTTTATAGATTGCTTCAATAGCATCGGCATACAATACAACTCCATCTTGCCAGTGCGCATCAAGACGAAGCCGTGCATAGGCATTCTGAAGAAGCGATTAAATGTGGAGAAGGCTTCTCGACATCAAAAGAAGCCAGCAAAGGATAAGGACTCAAAAGAAAGTCCAAAAAACAAACGCAAGAAAGACAAAATTGAAGCAGGCGTTTCTAAGCAATATCAGGATATGTCTTTAGTGGAAGACGAAACTAAAGTTATTATAAAAGAACCCGAGCCGATTGAGATCCCCAAACAAATGGCAGGTTTAGaagacgatgacgatgacgatggaATAGTAGCTACTGTGGAAGAAACATCATTGGAACAGAATGCAGATGGAATTGAAGCAACTaaagaaatcaattttcagGAGTTGCGTAATCTTGCCTTAGACCATACAACACGTAAATCACGTGCTGCTACTAAACTCAAAATACGAAAAATAATTGAACAGCACTACAGGTCCAAGGGAAGACCTATCGAAAACGATTCTGCGGAACAGCATAAAACGACTGGGGCGCGCACTGGAATGCGTCAATCG from Drosophila virilis strain 15010-1051.87 chromosome 2, Dvir_AGI_RSII-ME, whole genome shotgun sequence carries:
- the Alg12 gene encoding dol-P-Man:Man(7)GlcNAc(2)-PP-Dol alpha-1,6-mannosyltransferase isoform X1, encoding MDKLVFLTAAAHLVYTPFTKVEESFNLQAMHDILYLRNNFTQYDHHEYPGVVPRTFIGPLIISILSAPFVLLFESLNINKFWAQYVVRLVLAASISFAWNNLRRAVTKIYGVEVRLWFTAITISQFHYIFYMTRPLPNVFALPFVLYAIAYWMRGQTKPFIICSGISIIVFRSELAIFLGLLLALDLLQQKLSIDGLLKIALPAGLCILASTVLVDSFFWRRLLWPEGEVLWYNTILNKSSNWGTSPFLWYFYSALPRAMGASLAFVPIGIYFERRLRPLALCAVAFVLLYSILPHKELRFIIYVFPVLNIAAACGCERLWMNRAKSAWHSFLAILAVAHLLFNMVMTIFLLVVSGTNYPGGAALSRLHRLEVANPNVSVHIANLAAQSGVSRFMEIKSDWIYSKDETMNYTQAEIANYSHLLVEAKNKNNAELWATLQEDFEILEFIDCFNSIGIQYNSILPVRIKTKPCIGILKKRLNVEKASRHQKKPAKDKDSKESPKNKRKKDKIEAGVSKQYQDMSLVEDETKVIIKEPEPIEIPKQMAGLEDDDDDDGIVATVEETSLEQNADGIEATKEINFQELRNLALDHTTRKSRAATKLKIRKIIEQHYRSKGRPIENDSAEQHKTTGARTGMRQSVKSIIKQEKIKEMIEQIATMDLTRICDLEKTSTKDCLKQVIDKIDDGSIKAN
- the Alg12 gene encoding dol-P-Man:Man(7)GlcNAc(2)-PP-Dol alpha-1,6-mannosyltransferase isoform X2, producing MTRPLPNVFALPFVLYAIAYWMRGQTKPFIICSGISIIVFRSELAIFLGLLLALDLLQQKLSIDGLLKIALPAGLCILASTVLVDSFFWRRLLWPEGEVLWYNTILNKSSNWGTSPFLWYFYSALPRAMGASLAFVPIGIYFERRLRPLALCAVAFVLLYSILPHKELRFIIYVFPVLNIAAACGCERLWMNRAKSAWHSFLAILAVAHLLFNMVMTIFLLVVSGTNYPGGAALSRLHRLEVANPNVSVHIANLAAQSGVSRFMEIKSDWIYSKDETMNYTQAEIANYSHLLVEAKNKNNAELWATLQEDFEILEFIDCFNSIGIQYNSILPVRIKTKPCIGILKKRLNVEKASRHQKKPAKDKDSKESPKNKRKKDKIEAGVSKQYQDMSLVEDETKVIIKEPEPIEIPKQMAGLEDDDDDDGIVATVEETSLEQNADGIEATKEINFQELRNLALDHTTRKSRAATKLKIRKIIEQHYRSKGRPIENDSAEQHKTTGARTGMRQSVKSIIKQEKIKEMIEQIATMDLTRICDLEKTSTKDCLKQVIDKIDDGSIKAN